ACGAAGCGGTCGGGCGGGAACTCCTCGTCGCCGAGCATCTCGTCGTCGAGCACCTCGGACCGGTCGTCGTCGGGAACCTCAGGCAGGTCGGACATGTCCGGACGTCTACCCGCCCGGCGCCCCTGGCTACCCGAGGTCGACGGTGCCGCCGCTGCGCCACCAGCGGGATCCGTCGGGCGCCCGGTCCATGAACCCCTCGTCGACCAGGTAGCGGGCCAGCGCCGTGGTGTCGCCGAACCAGCGGGCCAGCATCGTGCGCACCTGCTGGGCCGAGTAGGTGCGCCCGGGCTCGAAGTCCTGGGCGACCAGGTCGAGCAGCGGGAGGCGCCGGCTGCGCTTCGCCGGCAGGCCCGACAGCCGCCCGTCCCTCACCCACGTCCGGAAGACGCGCTCCTTGTCCTCACCGCCGTCTGCGTCGTCTCCGGCCACCCCTCCAGTCTGGTCGCTGATCCCCCACCCGCGACGCGGCCGTGTCGTCGCCCGTGTCGTCGTCCGTTGGGCTCTTTAGTCTCGGGGGGATGCTGACCCTCGACCGGCATCCGCTCACCGATGACGAGCTCGCCGGGGTCGACGCCTTCTGGCGGGCGGCGAACTACCTGGCGGTCGGGCAGATCTACCTCCTCGACAACCCGCTGCTGCGGGAGCCGCTGGCGGCCGAGCACGTGAAGCCCCGGCTGCTGGGCCACTGGGGGACGTCGCCCGGGTTGAGCCTCCTGTACACCCACCTCACCCGGGCGCTGCGGGCGGTCGACCGGGAGATGCTGTTCGTCACCGGCCCGGGCCACGGGGCGCCCGGCGTCGTGGCGTGCACCTGGCTGGAGGGCACGTAC
This genomic window from Acidimicrobiales bacterium contains:
- a CDS encoding DUF2087 domain-containing protein, which translates into the protein MAGDDADGGEDKERVFRTWVRDGRLSGLPAKRSRRLPLLDLVAQDFEPGRTYSAQQVRTMLARWFGDTTALARYLVDEGFMDRAPDGSRWWRSGGTVDLG